Proteins co-encoded in one Hymenobacter swuensis DY53 genomic window:
- a CDS encoding winged helix-turn-helix domain-containing protein — MKDLLRPDLTFRLTGRLWVESADDRFMGIGRLELLRQIQQHGSISKAAQEMGMSYKRAWDLVSSLNAQGSRPLVLTQTGGKRGGGTVVTPEGEALIAEFEALQTRFQAFMAAEAARLF; from the coding sequence ATGAAAGACCTGCTGCGCCCCGACCTGACCTTCCGCCTCACCGGCCGCCTGTGGGTGGAATCTGCGGACGACCGGTTCATGGGCATCGGGCGGCTGGAATTGCTGCGCCAGATTCAGCAGCACGGCTCCATCTCGAAAGCTGCGCAGGAAATGGGCATGTCGTACAAGCGGGCCTGGGATTTGGTGTCGTCCCTGAACGCCCAGGGTTCGCGGCCTTTGGTGCTCACCCAAACCGGCGGCAAGCGCGGCGGCGGCACCGTGGTAACGCCCGAGGGGGAAGCCCTGATTGCGGAGTTTGAGGCCCTGCAGACTCGTTTTCAGGCGTTTATGGCGGCGGAGGCGGCGCGGCTGTTTTAG
- a CDS encoding TonB-dependent receptor produces the protein MKHVTPALLLLPILAHAQTPADTTRLGEVVVTASKVEESILQSPVTVEKLNARQLRLTPAASFFDAIEHLKGVQMITPSLGFRVLNARGFSNTTNVRFAQLVDGIDNQAPHIGGPIGNVLGPSDLDIQAVELVPGTAAALYGLNAINGLVNFSTRNPFRSPGLSVQQKVGINHLNDPATGAHTFSETSVRYARVLGPKWAVKVNGTYLRGYDWIARDPTDINPNGNATTGLLGADNPARDPVSSYGNESSNRSTLTLGGKSYQVARTGYREQDVTDYQLQTLKYDAALHYKLSGKTELAYTYRGANFDNVYQRSNRFRLENYHLQQHALQLTSPVVQARAYFTQENTGRSYNLRSMAENLDRSFKPDARWNQDYTAAWNAAAQAGQSVAQAHAAARVAADAGRLQPGTPEFQQRLRELADINNWDQGAALRVQADLLHLEGQLNLGEALRRRGGKSLPAWADVLLGLDHRTYFIQPDGNYFINPEKGEDPYSTLTYGKTGGFVQAGARLWQEKVRLTATLRADKNDYFSTRFNPRLTAVYSPTQRHNFRVSYQSGYRFPSLFEGFSNVNSGQVKRIGGLRVMSDGVFENSYLRSSIDAFNAAVTRGVNTGGLSRSQAISQNQGLLVKNPYTYLRPEHINSIELGYKAALLPGGRLLADVDFYSNTYRDFIAQVEAYVPLDATGQPLPPGSDLNPIATALSARAGQARYRLWTNSRSRVYNYGGSLGLRYEVAGGYLAGASATYARLRRTESGDGLEDSFNTPRWAANVSLGNENVAHNFGFGLNYHWQQCYYSQTFLVTGYVPAYGTLDAQLSYRLPEPNLRFKLGASNVLNHYYVSYLGGPSVGGLYYLQLTYGL, from the coding sequence ATGAAACACGTTACGCCTGCTCTGTTGTTGCTTCCGATACTGGCCCACGCCCAGACCCCCGCCGACACCACGCGGCTGGGGGAGGTGGTGGTGACGGCCTCGAAGGTGGAGGAAAGCATCCTGCAGTCGCCCGTAACAGTGGAGAAGCTCAACGCCCGGCAGCTGCGGCTTACGCCCGCGGCCTCGTTTTTCGACGCCATTGAGCACCTGAAGGGCGTGCAGATGATTACGCCCAGCCTGGGGTTTCGGGTGCTGAACGCCCGGGGCTTCAGCAACACCACCAACGTGCGCTTCGCTCAGCTCGTGGACGGCATCGACAACCAGGCCCCGCACATTGGCGGGCCCATCGGGAACGTGCTGGGGCCTAGCGACCTGGATATTCAGGCGGTGGAGTTGGTGCCGGGCACGGCCGCGGCGCTGTACGGGCTCAACGCCATCAACGGGCTGGTCAACTTCAGCACCCGCAACCCGTTCCGCAGCCCCGGCCTGAGCGTGCAGCAGAAGGTGGGCATCAACCACCTCAACGACCCGGCCACCGGCGCGCACACCTTTTCCGAAACGAGTGTGCGCTACGCCCGGGTGCTGGGCCCGAAGTGGGCGGTGAAGGTGAACGGCACCTACCTGCGCGGCTACGACTGGATTGCCCGCGACCCGACCGACATCAACCCCAACGGCAACGCCACCACGGGTCTGCTGGGGGCCGATAACCCGGCCCGCGACCCGGTGAGCAGCTACGGCAACGAATCGTCGAACCGCTCGACGCTGACGCTGGGGGGTAAAAGCTACCAGGTAGCCCGCACCGGTTACCGGGAGCAGGACGTGACCGACTACCAGCTGCAAACCCTGAAGTACGACGCGGCCCTGCACTACAAGCTTTCGGGCAAAACAGAGCTGGCCTACACCTACCGCGGGGCCAACTTCGACAACGTGTACCAGCGCAGCAACCGGTTCCGGCTAGAGAACTACCACCTGCAGCAGCACGCGTTGCAGCTCACCAGCCCCGTGGTGCAGGCCCGCGCCTACTTCACGCAGGAAAATACCGGCCGCAGCTACAACCTGCGCAGCATGGCCGAAAACCTGGACCGCAGCTTCAAGCCCGATGCCCGCTGGAACCAGGACTACACCGCCGCCTGGAACGCCGCCGCGCAGGCCGGCCAGTCGGTTGCGCAGGCCCACGCCGCGGCCCGCGTCGCCGCCGATGCTGGTCGTCTGCAGCCCGGCACGCCGGAGTTCCAGCAGCGCCTGCGCGAGCTGGCCGACATCAACAACTGGGACCAGGGCGCGGCCCTGCGTGTGCAGGCCGATTTGCTGCACCTGGAAGGCCAGTTGAACCTCGGCGAAGCCCTGCGCCGGCGCGGTGGCAAAAGCCTGCCTGCTTGGGCTGACGTGCTGCTGGGCCTCGACCACCGCACCTACTTCATTCAGCCCGACGGCAACTACTTCATCAACCCCGAAAAAGGGGAGGACCCCTACAGCACGCTCACGTATGGCAAAACCGGCGGCTTCGTGCAGGCCGGGGCGCGGCTGTGGCAGGAGAAAGTGCGCCTGACGGCCACGCTGCGGGCCGATAAGAACGACTATTTCAGCACCCGTTTCAACCCCCGCCTCACGGCCGTGTACTCGCCCACCCAGCGCCACAACTTCCGGGTAAGCTATCAGAGCGGCTACCGGTTTCCGAGCCTGTTTGAAGGGTTTTCCAACGTGAACAGCGGGCAGGTGAAGCGCATTGGGGGGCTCCGGGTGATGTCGGACGGGGTGTTTGAGAACAGCTACCTGCGCAGCTCCATTGATGCCTTTAATGCGGCCGTGACGCGGGGCGTGAACACCGGCGGCCTCTCGCGCAGCCAGGCCATCAGCCAGAACCAGGGCCTGCTAGTGAAGAACCCCTACACCTACCTGCGGCCCGAGCACATCAACTCCATCGAGCTGGGCTACAAAGCGGCGCTGCTGCCCGGCGGCCGCCTGCTGGCCGACGTGGATTTCTACTCCAACACCTACCGCGACTTTATTGCCCAGGTGGAAGCCTACGTGCCTTTGGATGCCACCGGCCAGCCCCTGCCCCCCGGCTCCGACCTCAACCCCATAGCCACTGCCCTAAGCGCCCGCGCCGGTCAGGCCCGCTACCGCCTCTGGACGAACTCCCGCAGCCGGGTGTACAACTACGGCGGCTCATTAGGACTGCGCTACGAGGTGGCGGGAGGTTACCTGGCCGGGGCCAGTGCCACCTACGCCCGCCTGCGCCGCACCGAGTCGGGCGACGGGCTGGAGGACAGCTTCAACACGCCGCGCTGGGCCGCCAACGTGAGCCTGGGCAACGAAAACGTGGCCCACAACTTCGGTTTTGGCCTCAACTACCACTGGCAGCAGTGCTACTACTCCCAAACCTTCCTGGTAACCGGCTACGTGCCCGCCTACGGCACCCTCGACGCCCAGCTCAGTTACCGCCTGCCCGAACCCAACCTGCGCTTCAAGCTAGGAGCCAGCAACGTACTTAACCACTACTACGTGAGCTACCTCGGTGGCCCCAGCGTGGGCGGTCTATATTATCTGCAGCTCACGTACGGCTTATAA
- a CDS encoding Crp/Fnr family transcriptional regulator, with amino-acid sequence MLDALRTYFHGKLPLTETQFTTLASLLTPRRLAKGEVLGRQGELARFGVFVVRGCLRSYVTDTRHKEHILQFAPENWWIADQHSLRHHEPALFAIDALEDSEVLLFGAGFYAQLSAFGPEFQALFYELLQRSLVAMQRRLIGVLSAPAEVRYREFQQLYPTLARRLPQRHIAAYLGITPESLSRLRAGRNRG; translated from the coding sequence ATGCTTGACGCCCTCCGCACGTATTTCCACGGCAAGCTCCCGCTTACCGAAACCCAGTTTACCACTTTGGCTAGCCTTCTGACGCCGCGGCGGCTGGCGAAGGGAGAGGTGCTGGGGCGGCAGGGCGAGCTGGCCCGCTTCGGGGTGTTTGTGGTGCGGGGCTGTTTGCGCAGCTACGTGACGGATACGCGGCACAAGGAACACATCCTGCAGTTTGCCCCCGAGAACTGGTGGATTGCCGATCAGCACAGCCTGCGCCACCACGAGCCCGCCCTGTTTGCCATTGATGCGCTGGAAGACTCGGAGGTGCTGCTGTTTGGGGCCGGATTTTACGCGCAGCTCTCAGCATTTGGACCGGAGTTTCAGGCTCTTTTTTACGAGTTGCTGCAGCGGAGCCTAGTGGCTATGCAGCGCCGGCTGATTGGGGTACTAAGCGCCCCGGCCGAGGTACGATATCGGGAGTTTCAACAGCTCTATCCCACGCTGGCCCGGCGGCTGCCGCAGCGACATATTGCCGCCTATCTGGGCATTACACCCGAGTCGCTGAGCCGGCTGCGGGCGGGCCGGAACCGGGGGTAA
- a CDS encoding (2Fe-2S)-binding protein → MTQQPTNSAAPADGVAAPPPTGPVRLTINGQQHTLQIAPWTTLLDALREYLNLTGTKKGCDHGQCGACTVLVDGKRINSCLSLAVMHEGDEITTIEGLGTQENLHPLQQAFVDHDAFQCGYCTPGQICSAQGLINEGRAHTEDEIREHMSGNVCRCGAYVGILNAVKEVVDAQPAKH, encoded by the coding sequence ATGACCCAGCAACCGACCAACTCCGCAGCTCCCGCTGACGGGGTGGCCGCGCCGCCGCCTACCGGCCCGGTTCGCCTCACCATCAACGGTCAGCAGCACACCCTCCAGATTGCCCCCTGGACCACCCTGCTTGACGCCCTGCGCGAGTACCTTAACTTGACCGGCACCAAAAAAGGCTGCGACCATGGCCAGTGCGGGGCCTGCACGGTGCTGGTCGATGGCAAGCGCATCAACAGCTGCCTTTCCCTGGCCGTGATGCACGAGGGTGACGAAATCACCACCATCGAAGGGCTGGGCACGCAGGAAAACCTGCACCCGCTGCAGCAGGCCTTCGTCGACCACGACGCTTTCCAGTGCGGCTACTGCACGCCCGGCCAGATCTGCTCTGCCCAGGGCCTCATCAATGAGGGGCGTGCCCACACCGAGGATGAAATCCGGGAGCATATGAGCGGCAATGTGTGCCGTTGCGGTGCCTACGTAGGCATTCTGAATGCTGTGAAGGAAGTAGTAGACGCTCAACCCGCCAAGCACTAA
- a CDS encoding FAD binding domain-containing protein — MNSFTYHRATAVEDAVRDKAGHTDSAYIGGGTNLIDLMKENVERPAHLVSVGKLPLADIENLPDGGLRLGATATNADTAWHDDVKSRYPLLNQAILAGASPQLRNMATNGGNLMQRTRCYYFYDLATPCNKREPGSGCSAIGGYNRVCGILGTSESCIATHPSDMCVALAALAPTVRVSGPNGERSIAFDDFHRLPGNQPEKDNTLEPGELIVSLDLPAKGFEKNFSYLKLRDRSSYAFALISVAAGLELDGNTITDARLALGGVAHKPWRDQEAENLLKGQPATVETFARVAAKVVENAQGYGSNDFKIELAKRAIVRALKQAAEGSQTASDVFLNSNP, encoded by the coding sequence ATGAACAGTTTTACCTACCACCGCGCTACGGCCGTCGAGGACGCCGTGCGCGACAAAGCGGGGCACACCGACTCAGCCTACATTGGGGGCGGCACCAACCTCATCGATTTGATGAAGGAAAACGTGGAGCGCCCCGCCCACCTGGTAAGCGTGGGCAAGCTGCCCCTCGCCGACATTGAAAACCTGCCCGACGGCGGCCTGCGCCTCGGTGCTACCGCCACCAACGCCGACACGGCTTGGCACGACGACGTGAAAAGCCGCTACCCGCTGCTCAACCAGGCTATTCTGGCCGGAGCCTCGCCGCAGCTGCGCAACATGGCCACCAACGGCGGCAACCTCATGCAGCGCACCCGCTGCTACTATTTCTACGACCTGGCCACGCCCTGCAACAAGCGGGAACCGGGCTCGGGCTGCTCGGCCATTGGCGGCTACAACCGCGTGTGCGGCATTCTGGGCACCAGTGAGTCGTGCATTGCCACGCACCCGAGTGATATGTGCGTGGCGCTGGCGGCGCTGGCCCCCACGGTGCGCGTGAGCGGGCCCAATGGGGAGCGGAGCATTGCCTTTGACGACTTCCACCGCCTGCCCGGCAACCAGCCCGAAAAAGACAACACCTTGGAGCCCGGCGAGCTGATTGTCAGCCTCGATTTGCCGGCCAAGGGCTTCGAGAAGAACTTTAGCTACCTGAAGCTGCGCGACCGGAGTAGCTACGCCTTCGCCCTGATTTCGGTGGCGGCGGGTCTGGAGCTCGACGGCAACACCATCACGGATGCGCGCCTGGCCCTCGGCGGCGTGGCCCACAAGCCCTGGCGCGACCAGGAGGCCGAAAACCTGCTTAAAGGGCAGCCGGCCACCGTGGAAACCTTTGCCCGCGTAGCGGCCAAAGTAGTGGAAAACGCTCAGGGCTATGGCTCCAACGACTTCAAGATTGAGCTGGCCAAGCGCGCCATTGTGCGGGCCCTCAAGCAGGCCGCCGAAGGCTCGCAAACCGCATCCGACGTCTTTCTAAACTCGAATCCATGA
- a CDS encoding xanthine dehydrogenase family protein molybdopterin-binding subunit — protein sequence MSTTNHIGKPTSRVDGPAKVTGAAKYSAEFNVPDLTYGWVISSPIAKGKITKIHADEVLALPGVLKIFSHENVPSLAWFDRSYKDQVAPGGSPFRPLHDNEIKFSQQPVALIIAENFEVARYAASLLRIEYQEEKHETSLETKREEGYEPGSGKTGYMPPPPPRGNPDKAWEEAPHRMEAEYVHGAQHHNPMELFSTTAQFHSDGKITAYDKTQGVYNVQAYLTKIFGLKKDDCRVVNEYMGGGFGAGLRPQYQVFLAVMAALELKRSVRVTLTRQQMFSFGHRPHTLQYLKLATNADGTLAAVQHHALHETSQFEDYTENVVNWSGMLYQCDNVKLGYQLAKLDVYTPLDMRAPGAATGSIGLEIAMDEMAYEAGLDPLEFRLRNYAEMDQNMKKPFSSKKLRDCYHQGAAKFGWEKRTQAPGSMRDKDGKLIGWGIGGGVWDASQMKSAAKASITADGHLTVSSAAGENGTGTYTIMTQIAAETLGLPIEAVTFKLGDTDLPEAPLQGGSWTAASVGTAVKNTCEALGEKLLKLAQKMDDSPLKGAKLEDVEFVSGQIRLRTDASQSVVLRDVLQASGETKVEADSSAMPNMLKQQPYSMHSHNIVFAEVKVDEELGTVHVTRVVNAVAAGRILNLKTARSQVLGSVVWGISMALMEETVMDHKFGRYMNHNFSEYHVPVNADIHDIDVLFVEEEDDIVNPLGVKGIGEVGMLGVAAAITNAVFHATGKRVRDLPVMIDKLL from the coding sequence ATGAGCACGACCAACCATATAGGCAAGCCCACCAGTCGCGTTGATGGTCCGGCGAAAGTAACCGGCGCGGCCAAGTACTCGGCTGAGTTCAACGTGCCCGACCTAACCTACGGCTGGGTGATCAGCAGCCCTATTGCCAAGGGCAAAATCACCAAAATTCACGCCGATGAGGTGCTGGCGCTGCCCGGCGTGCTCAAGATATTCTCGCACGAGAACGTACCGTCACTGGCCTGGTTTGACCGCAGCTACAAAGACCAGGTAGCCCCCGGCGGCTCACCTTTCCGGCCCCTGCACGACAACGAAATCAAGTTCAGCCAGCAGCCGGTGGCGCTGATTATAGCCGAGAACTTCGAGGTGGCCCGCTACGCGGCATCGTTGCTGCGCATCGAATACCAGGAAGAAAAGCACGAAACCAGCCTCGAAACCAAGCGCGAAGAGGGGTACGAGCCCGGCTCGGGTAAAACCGGCTACATGCCGCCGCCGCCCCCCCGCGGCAACCCCGACAAAGCCTGGGAAGAGGCCCCACACCGCATGGAGGCTGAGTACGTGCACGGGGCCCAGCACCACAACCCCATGGAGCTGTTCTCCACTACGGCGCAGTTCCACTCCGATGGCAAAATCACAGCCTACGACAAAACCCAGGGTGTATACAACGTGCAGGCCTACCTTACAAAAATCTTCGGGTTGAAGAAGGACGACTGCCGCGTGGTAAACGAGTACATGGGTGGTGGTTTTGGGGCCGGTTTGCGGCCGCAGTACCAGGTGTTTCTGGCCGTAATGGCGGCGCTGGAGTTGAAACGCTCGGTGCGCGTGACGCTTACGCGCCAGCAGATGTTCTCGTTCGGCCACCGGCCGCACACGCTGCAGTACCTCAAGCTGGCTACCAACGCCGATGGCACCTTGGCCGCCGTGCAGCACCACGCCCTCCACGAAACCTCCCAGTTTGAGGACTACACCGAAAACGTGGTGAACTGGAGCGGCATGCTCTACCAGTGCGACAACGTGAAGCTGGGCTACCAGTTAGCCAAGCTCGACGTGTATACGCCCCTGGACATGCGTGCCCCCGGGGCCGCTACCGGCTCCATCGGGCTGGAAATTGCCATGGACGAAATGGCCTACGAGGCCGGCCTCGACCCGCTGGAGTTCCGCCTGCGCAACTACGCGGAGATGGACCAGAACATGAAAAAGCCCTTCTCCAGCAAGAAGCTGCGCGACTGCTACCACCAGGGCGCGGCCAAGTTCGGTTGGGAGAAGAGGACCCAGGCCCCGGGCTCCATGCGCGACAAAGATGGCAAGCTGATTGGCTGGGGCATTGGCGGCGGCGTGTGGGATGCTTCCCAGATGAAGTCGGCTGCCAAGGCCAGCATCACCGCCGACGGGCACCTGACGGTATCCAGCGCGGCCGGCGAAAACGGCACCGGCACCTACACCATCATGACGCAGATTGCGGCCGAAACGCTGGGTCTGCCCATCGAGGCCGTCACCTTCAAGCTCGGCGACACCGACCTGCCCGAGGCCCCGCTGCAGGGCGGCTCCTGGACGGCCGCTTCGGTGGGCACGGCCGTGAAGAACACCTGCGAGGCCCTGGGTGAAAAGCTGCTCAAGCTGGCCCAGAAGATGGACGACTCGCCCCTGAAAGGCGCCAAGCTGGAAGACGTGGAGTTCGTGAGCGGCCAGATCCGGCTGCGCACCGATGCCAGCCAGTCGGTGGTGTTGCGCGACGTGCTGCAGGCCAGCGGCGAAACCAAGGTAGAAGCCGACAGCTCGGCCATGCCCAACATGCTCAAGCAGCAGCCCTACTCCATGCACTCCCACAACATCGTGTTTGCGGAGGTGAAGGTGGACGAGGAACTGGGCACCGTGCACGTTACGCGCGTGGTGAATGCCGTGGCCGCCGGCCGCATCCTCAACCTCAAAACCGCCCGCTCCCAGGTGCTGGGCTCGGTGGTGTGGGGCATCAGCATGGCGCTGATGGAGGAAACGGTGATGGACCACAAATTCGGCCGCTACATGAACCACAACTTCTCGGAGTACCACGTGCCCGTCAACGCCGACATCCACGACATCGACGTGCTGTTTGTGGAGGAGGAAGACGACATCGTGAACCCGCTGGGCGTGAAAGGCATCGGCGAGGTAGGCATGCTGGGCGTGGCCGCCGCCATCACCAACGCCGTGTTCCACGCCACCGGCAAGCGCGTCCGCGACTTACCCGTGATGATTGACAAGCTGCTGTAA
- a CDS encoding DUF3800 domain-containing protein, translated as MTSFDSNNDDRFANIFIDEFGNSHTDLSKNGTFSHFIYTAVVIDSKDYDKAKKIREDICHVFRLGPNIKSSNIKEKQFDKRVNILKYLVENLDFTINSLIVDKSAITSEGLKNKKVFYKYFESLFVAKYNQKFTRYHIWSDSIGTDFRSELNNYIQTNAIQRDLFYPDRFFELTDDISGEKLVQVADFISGCVGKIFCASHAHEKARELFQVIQPRTSVEYFPFDSTPIIYSLDHNQTIDSEIRKINLQSISEHLNSKNTSREKHLLLNYLRLQNEINPSRLTPTHELSNYIEQFVSGFSVEKLRTLIRDLRFEGIFIISHSGKPGYKLANSYNDIREHFNHFLKYVVPMLNKVKIINDSLSSYSFNKINPIEKDETLKRLRELLMALP; from the coding sequence ATGACAAGTTTCGACAGCAACAACGATGATAGATTTGCCAATATATTTATTGATGAGTTTGGCAATTCACACACAGACCTCTCCAAGAATGGAACATTCTCTCATTTTATATACACAGCTGTAGTCATCGATAGCAAGGACTATGATAAAGCAAAAAAGATCAGAGAGGATATTTGTCATGTATTCAGATTAGGACCCAATATCAAATCATCTAATATTAAAGAAAAGCAATTTGACAAAAGAGTCAACATACTCAAGTATCTAGTAGAAAATTTAGATTTTACTATAAATTCGCTTATTGTAGACAAATCTGCAATAACGAGTGAAGGATTGAAGAACAAAAAAGTATTTTATAAATACTTCGAAAGCCTATTTGTCGCAAAATACAATCAAAAGTTCACTAGATATCACATATGGTCTGATTCTATAGGAACAGATTTTAGAAGTGAACTGAATAATTACATCCAAACTAACGCCATTCAAAGAGACCTGTTTTACCCAGATAGATTTTTTGAATTGACAGACGATATTTCTGGAGAGAAGTTAGTACAAGTTGCAGATTTTATCTCAGGCTGTGTCGGCAAAATATTCTGCGCAAGCCATGCACACGAAAAAGCCAGAGAACTATTTCAAGTAATCCAGCCAAGAACATCTGTTGAATATTTCCCCTTTGACTCAACTCCAATAATATACTCCCTCGATCATAACCAAACTATTGATAGTGAAATCAGAAAAATAAATTTACAATCTATATCCGAGCACCTCAATTCAAAAAACACAAGCAGAGAGAAACACTTACTACTAAATTATCTCAGATTACAAAATGAAATAAATCCAAGCAGATTAACCCCTACACATGAGCTATCAAACTATATCGAACAATTCGTTTCAGGTTTTTCAGTAGAAAAGCTTAGGACGTTAATAAGAGATTTAAGATTTGAAGGCATATTCATAATAAGCCATTCTGGAAAACCCGGATACAAGCTAGCAAATTCATACAATGATATTAGAGAACATTTTAATCACTTTTTAAAATACGTCGTGCCTATGCTTAACAAAGTTAAAATCATCAATGACTCTCTTTCATCCTATTCATTTAACAAGATAAATCCTATCGAAAAGGATGAAACATTAAAGAGGCTACGAGAGCTACTAATGGCTTTGCCATAA
- a CDS encoding MFS transporter, which yields MSRILPTIVGAQFCCTSLWFAGNAVAPELAARFRLPPGSVASLTSAVQLGFISGTLLFALLALADRFSPSRVFFVSALAAATANLGVHLSGLGAEGLLACRFLTGFFLAGIYPVGMKIAADYYQEGLGRSLGWLVGALVLGTAFPHLLRSLTAALPWYYVTGATSALTVLGGVAMLLLVPDGPHRRPGQRPRLMAFLAGLRQPQFRAAALGYFGHMWELYAFWAFVPMVLAAFQARHPAAALPVPLLSFGILGGGSLACVGAGLLARRLGPTRVATTALALSGGCCLVSGLVLGGGSAVGLVAFLAFWGLVVVADSPMFSTLVARHAPAESRGAALTIVNCLGFALTIGSVQLTGWLAPRLPPQLLLLPLALGPALGLWALWRGKRVEAVKTH from the coding sequence GTGTCTCGTATTCTTCCCACCATTGTGGGGGCGCAGTTTTGCTGCACCTCGCTGTGGTTTGCCGGCAATGCCGTTGCCCCCGAGCTGGCGGCGCGGTTCCGGCTGCCGCCCGGCTCCGTGGCCTCCCTCACCAGCGCCGTGCAGCTGGGCTTCATCAGTGGCACGCTGCTGTTTGCGCTGCTGGCCCTCGCCGACCGATTTTCGCCCTCGCGGGTGTTTTTTGTGAGTGCGCTGGCGGCGGCCACCGCCAACCTGGGCGTGCACCTGAGTGGCCTCGGGGCTGAGGGGCTGCTGGCCTGCCGCTTCCTGACGGGCTTTTTCCTGGCCGGCATCTATCCGGTGGGCATGAAAATAGCGGCCGACTACTACCAGGAAGGCCTGGGCCGCTCGTTGGGGTGGCTGGTGGGGGCGCTGGTGCTGGGCACGGCGTTTCCGCACCTGCTGCGCAGCCTCACGGCGGCCCTGCCGTGGTACTATGTCACGGGGGCTACCTCCGCGCTAACGGTGCTGGGCGGGGTAGCCATGCTGCTGCTGGTGCCCGACGGCCCGCACCGCCGCCCCGGCCAGCGGCCCCGCCTCATGGCGTTTCTGGCGGGGTTGCGGCAGCCGCAGTTTCGGGCGGCGGCGCTGGGCTACTTCGGGCACATGTGGGAATTGTACGCGTTCTGGGCGTTTGTGCCGATGGTGCTGGCTGCCTTTCAGGCGCGGCACCCGGCGGCGGCGCTGCCGGTGCCGCTGCTCTCGTTCGGCATACTTGGCGGGGGCAGTTTGGCCTGCGTGGGCGCGGGGCTGCTGGCCCGCCGACTTGGCCCGACCCGGGTAGCCACCACGGCGCTGGCGCTATCGGGCGGGTGCTGTTTGGTTTCGGGGCTGGTGCTGGGCGGCGGCTCGGCGGTGGGGCTGGTGGCGTTTCTGGCGTTCTGGGGGCTGGTGGTGGTGGCCGACTCGCCCATGTTTTCCACCTTGGTGGCCCGGCACGCCCCCGCCGAATCGCGCGGTGCGGCCCTGACCATCGTCAACTGCCTGGGGTTTGCCCTCACCATCGGCAGCGTGCAGCTCACCGGCTGGCTGGCCCCGCGCCTGCCGCCTCAGCTGCTGCTGCTGCCCCTGGCCCTCGGCCCGGCGCTGGGGCTGTGGGCGTTGTGGCGGGGAAAGCGGGTAGAAGCAGTTAAAACACATTAG
- a CDS encoding putative quinol monooxygenase, which produces MAKVGLFVRLEAKPGKEQAVADFLRGGLALVEQEPETTTWYGIQLGPSTFGIFDTFPDEAGRKAHLGGKVAEALFAHAPDLLAAEPTIEMVDVLASKGA; this is translated from the coding sequence ATGGCAAAAGTAGGATTGTTCGTGCGTCTCGAAGCGAAGCCCGGCAAAGAGCAGGCCGTGGCCGATTTCCTGCGCGGCGGTCTGGCCCTGGTAGAGCAGGAGCCCGAAACCACCACCTGGTACGGCATTCAGCTGGGCCCATCCACGTTCGGCATTTTCGACACCTTCCCCGACGAGGCTGGCCGCAAGGCCCATCTGGGCGGCAAAGTAGCCGAAGCCCTGTTCGCCCACGCCCCCGACCTGCTGGCCGCCGAGCCCACCATCGAAATGGTAGACGTGCTGGCCTCGAAAGGCGCATAA